CTGCTGGCCCGCGCCCCACTCGGCGCCCTCCACCGGCTGCTCGGGGTGTTCCTGATCGGCGTGGTCATCTGGCGCCGAGTCACCCCGCACCCGCGCAAACCCGCCGATCCCAGCTTCGCCGCGGTCGGCGCGGCCTCCGGCCTGGGTTCCGCGCTACTGGGCTCGGTCGGCCCGCTGACCGCCCCGTTCTTCCTGGCCTACGGCCTGACGCGGGCCGCCTACATCGGCACCGAGGCGGCCGGCGCCCTCACCATGCACCTCTCCAAGATCGCCGCGTACGGCGCCGGGGACCTGCTCACCAGAGAGGTCCTTGTGTACGGCGCCGCGCTCACGCCGGCCACCCTGGCCGGCGCCTGGGCGGGCAGGAGGATCGTCGGACGACTCAGCGACCGCGTCTTCGTCCTCCTGGTGGAGGCCGGGCTGCTCGTCGCCGGCCTCCTGTTCCTCATCGGCGGGTGACCACCCGGGTCAGCACCGCCACGCCGCTCAACGCCGTCGCCGCGATCGCGCTCAGCACCAGAACCAGCACATAGGGATCCACGATCTCGACCCGGCTCTCCGCGACGTGCTGACCGTCGAGGGCGTGCGGCGTGATGTCCGGGATGAGGTTGTCCGGCGCCCACCGTGCCAGCACCACCACCGCGAAGAAGATCAGCGCCATCGTGGCCGCCGTCGCGAGCAGCCCGGCCAGCAGGCTCCCGGCCGTGGCCCGCGCGTTCGCCAGCACCGCGCCGACCGCCGCCAGCCCGGCGAACCCGAGCGCCCACCCGGCCGACGGCGGTATCGGCGGAGCGAACGTCACGACGGTCAGCCAGCCGAGCGTCGCCACCACGGCGCTGCCGAGGCCGCTGAGCAGGACCCGCCCGGTGGCCACCGACCGCCTCGAGAACACCGCCGCCGCCCCGATCAGGAAGCTGGCCGCGATCGTCGTCAGCGTCAGCACCCCGATCCCGTCGTCGGCCGCCTCCAGAGTGGCCGGACGCGCGTGCGCCACCGCGACCACGGCGATCACGGCGGCACCCAGATAACCGCCGCTGCGCAGCAGCCAGGCGGTGACGCTGTCCCCGGTCGGTCCGAACATCCCGGTCCGGCGCGCCTGCCAGCACACCGCCGCGAGAATCGACACCAGGGCCGACAGGACCAGGGTCAGCGCCGGATAGTCCCCGGCCGCGGCCCAGGCCAGCACCGTCCCGAGCGTCCCGAGCACCACCACCAGATGCACGGTGCCGCGCAGCAGGTGCACCTGTCCGGCCGCGGTCCGCAGGCAGCCGAGGGCAAAGCTCCACCGCTCGCCAGGCTCGGTGACAGCGGCCAACTCGGCCCGCATCGCCTGGCCCCACTCCGCACGCCCGGCCGGCAGCCGGCGCACGGTCGCCGCGAGCAACCGAGCCGGCCGGTCCTGATCAGTCGCGGTCATCACGCCTCCTGGAGCCGGGAAGGTCCGACGGCACCGCGCGGAGCCGCCTCCGCGGTGACCTCAGCCGCCCACCGCAGGCCATCCCCGGTCAACCGATAGAGATGTCGCGGCGGCCGTCCCGGCGAGGGCTCCGACTCCCAGCTGGACTCCAGCAGCCCCCGATCGTGCAACCGCACCAGAATCGGATAGAGCGAGCCCGCCTTCAGCCCGACCTGCTGACCCAGCTCATACCCATAACGCCACACGCTCGGCTCCTCGGCCAGCGCTCCGAGCACCAGGATCGTCTGCGCCGAGGGGCGCCGGGCTCTCACCATGGGCGTAACTCTATATAGGTAGAGAACGAGCGCCCATCACCCGTTCAGCCGGTGACCGCGCTC
Above is a genomic segment from Actinoplanes ianthinogenes containing:
- a CDS encoding sulfite exporter TauE/SafE family protein, with the protein product MLTLAIASAAAFALAVLSAVAGFGGGVLLLPVFTALFGLRMAVPMLTVTQLSSNAFRVWLNRHDLRWRLVGWFALGAVPLAVTGGLLLARAPLGALHRLLGVFLIGVVIWRRVTPHPRKPADPSFAAVGAASGLGSALLGSVGPLTAPFFLAYGLTRAAYIGTEAAGALTMHLSKIAAYGAGDLLTREVLVYGAALTPATLAGAWAGRRIVGRLSDRVFVLLVEAGLLVAGLLFLIGG
- a CDS encoding PadR family transcriptional regulator; the encoded protein is MVRARRPSAQTILVLGALAEEPSVWRYGYELGQQVGLKAGSLYPILVRLHDRGLLESSWESEPSPGRPPRHLYRLTGDGLRWAAEVTAEAAPRGAVGPSRLQEA